CCGGCGGACCGCCCCGCGGGAGGTCGACTGGCACGCGGTGGAGGAGCGGTGGGCCCGGCGCACCACGCCGCACCAGGACCGGCCGCGGGGAGACCCGCACGCCCTGGCGGCGGCCGTGGCCGCCTACCTCCCGGCAGCGACGGACTGAGCTAGCAGACCGCGGGCTCGATCTCCAGGCGATCACTGGGCCCGTCACTCTCCCGGGCGAAAGTCGCCACCCGTCCGAGGGAGAGCTTCCGCAAGGGGCCACCCGTCGCGGTGGCGGCGGGTTCACTGGCCCGCAACGATCGGGGGCGGCCACCGGAGCGGTGCGACGGGGGCCGCCCCTTCCGGCGCCGTGGGCCCTCGCCGTGAGCCCGTGCCGCGGCCGACCCGCCAGGAGGGACCCGCCATGTCCGAGTCCGAGCAGGAGCGGTCCGAGCAGGAGCGGCCGGGGCGGGCGGGACCCGCCCCGGCGGGCGCGATGCCCGCCTCGACCCTGGGCCCGCTGGCCCGTCTCGCCGACGGGGTGGTGGAACTGCGCAAGCGCGGGGAGATCACCACGGTCCGGGAGGGCGCGGCGGCGGGGTCGGCCGTAGCCTGGGACGCGGTGTCCGACGGGGCCCGCGAGGTCGCGGCCGCCCGGCGGGCCGTGGACGAGGCCGAGCGGCCCCCCGCGTGACGCACCCGGTGGAACGCCGGGAGCAATCCGGCGGGGCGTCGGCTGCGAATAACGGACGGAACGGAAAGTTCCTGGAGGATCGGTCCGTGGACGACGTGACCCAGCTCGCGAAGGTGCTCGGCCGGGTCGCCGAGGGCGACGAGGCGGCCTTCTCCGATCTCTACGAGGCGTTGAGCGGATCGGTGCTCGGCGTGGCCCTCTCGGTGCTGCGCGACCGGTCCCAGGCCGAGGAGGTGGCGCAGGAGGTGCTCGTCGAGGTGTGGCGCTCCGCCGGCCGCTACCGGGCCGACCTGGGCAGCGTCCGTACGTGGGTGCTGATGATCGCCCACCGGCGGGCGGTCGACCGGGTCCGGTCGGCCCAGGCGGCGACCGAGCGGGAGCGCCGGGCCGCCCGGCTGGAGGCGGCTCTCCCGGAGTTCGACGAGGTGAGCGAGGCGGTGGAGGACCGGGAGGAGCGGGACCGGGTGCGGCGCTGCCTGGGCTCGTTGACCGATATCCAGCGCCGGTCGGTGGCCCTGGCCTACTACCAGGGGCTGACCTGTCGCGAGGTGTCCGAGACGTTGTCGGTACCGCTGGGTACCGTGAAGACGCGGCTGCGGGACGGCTTGCTGCGGTTGCGCGACTGTCTCGGGGTGAGTGGCGGATGACGACGGAGAGCATGCACGAGGCGACCGGTGCGTACGTCGCCGACGCCTTGGCCGCAGGGGAACGGGCGGCCTTCGAGGCCCACCTCGGGACCTGTCCCGACTGCGCCCGTGAAGTACGGGAGCTCGCCGCGACGGCGGCCCTGCTGGGCCGCGCCGTGGCGGTGCCGCCACCGCCCGGGATGCGCGAGGCCGTGCTGAGCCGCATCCGGGCCCTGCCCCGCGACCCCGCCCCGGCCGATGCCGGGCCCGCGGAGCTCGGGGAGCGGGCCGGCGGCGCGGCGGACGACGCCCCGGCCGACACCACCCGGCCCGGTGCCGGGACCGCGGCGGGAGCCGCACCCCGTGCCGCCGCGGACTCCGGCCCCGGCCCGAGCGGTACCCGCCGTGCGCCGGCCCGGGCCGGGCGCGGCTGGCAGCGGTGGGCCCTGGCGGCGGCCGTCGCCGCGGTGGCCGGGCTCGGCGGGGTCGCCGTGTGGCAGGCGGAGCAGGCCGGGACCGCGCGGCAGGACGCGCAGCGCGCCGAGGCCCGGGTGTCGGCCCTCACGGAAGTGCTGAGCGCCCCGGACGCCCGGCCCGCCACCGCGAAGCTCCCGGACGGCGGCACCGCCACGGTGGTGTCCTCCCGCGAACGCGACCAGGCGGTGTTCGTGGCCCGCGGGATGCCCGCTCCGCCGCCGGGCCGGGTCTACCAGCTGTGGTTCGCCGACCCGGCCGGCGCCATGCACCCGGCGGGGCTGATGGACCCGGCCCGGCCCGGCGCGCCCGAGCTGATGACCGGCTCGGTCCGCGGTTCCACGGCGGTCGGGGTCACCCTCGAACCGGCGGGCGGCTCCCCCGCCCCCACCAGTGACCCCCTGGTCGTACTGGCGCTGCCGGCGGCGTGACCGGCGCCGTCGTGCGGGCCGCGGCGCGGCGGACCCGGCCCGGCGGCGCGAGGGGGTCCGTGCGCGCCGGTACATTGGCCGCACCACCGGACATCCCCCGCATCACCCCCTCCGTCCGTCAGGAGCCGGCGCCGTGGAGCTGACCAGTACGTCGTTCCTCGCCACACTGATCGCCGTCACGGTGCTCGCCATGCTCGCGGCCCTCCTCCTGTGGAACAGGCTCCCGGGGCCGCGCTGGCTGCGCTGGCCGGCACGGGTGCTGATGCTGGGCCTGTGCCAGCTGACCGCCATCTGCGTGGTGGCCACCTGGATCAACGGCAGCTACGGGCTCTACTCCTCCTGGGACGACCTGCTCGGCACCGACGCCGGGCAGGACGCGGGCGCGATGACCGGGCCGCCGGTGGGCCGCGCGCGGTTCACCGCGGA
Above is a window of Streptomyces subrutilus DNA encoding:
- the sigK gene encoding ECF RNA polymerase sigma factor SigK, with the translated sequence MDDVTQLAKVLGRVAEGDEAAFSDLYEALSGSVLGVALSVLRDRSQAEEVAQEVLVEVWRSAGRYRADLGSVRTWVLMIAHRRAVDRVRSAQAATERERRAARLEAALPEFDEVSEAVEDREERDRVRRCLGSLTDIQRRSVALAYYQGLTCREVSETLSVPLGTVKTRLRDGLLRLRDCLGVSGG
- a CDS encoding anti-sigma factor, whose protein sequence is MTTESMHEATGAYVADALAAGERAAFEAHLGTCPDCAREVRELAATAALLGRAVAVPPPPGMREAVLSRIRALPRDPAPADAGPAELGERAGGAADDAPADTTRPGAGTAAGAAPRAAADSGPGPSGTRRAPARAGRGWQRWALAAAVAAVAGLGGVAVWQAEQAGTARQDAQRAEARVSALTEVLSAPDARPATAKLPDGGTATVVSSRERDQAVFVARGMPAPPPGRVYQLWFADPAGAMHPAGLMDPARPGAPELMTGSVRGSTAVGVTLEPAGGSPAPTSDPLVVLALPAA